A region from the Aegilops tauschii subsp. strangulata cultivar AL8/78 chromosome 5, Aet v6.0, whole genome shotgun sequence genome encodes:
- the LOC109772603 gene encoding protein SRG1-like, with product MVHQDQGKLVQMVAVDVGLVAPPIRYVLSEENRPTTVAQQAKLVIPIVDVSRLAMPDDVEEAAKLRSVLHSWGLFVVTGHGMPKEFLDEILEATRKFFHLPLEEKQKCGNVIDGVKFQNEGYGIDRIDSDEQILDWCDRLWLQLQPEDERRLQFWPQNLRDLLHEYTLESGRVTMDVLKAMAKLLNQEEGFFINMVGERFKSYSRFTYYPPCPRPDLVNGLKPHTDNSVITLLLMDKDVGGFQVLKDGHWVDVPVLSNDLLVVVGEGMEIISNAIFKAPWRRVVTSADKERLSLAMFYQPEPERIIGPPGVLVHEKRPAMFKNCLVQTLADGYWDAFAAGDRTVDFLNVRINAVADAEHKCMMFLSHSHKCSVNTS from the exons ATGGTTCATCAGGATCAGGGAAAGCTGGTGCAGATGGTGGCCGTGGACGTTGGACTTGTGGCGCCGCCGATCAGGTACGTGCTAAGCGAGGAGAACAGGCCGACCACCGTCGCACAGCAAGCCAAGCTGGTCATCCCCATCGTGGACGTGAGCCGTCTGGCCATGCCCGATGACGTTGAGGAGGCGGCCAAGCTTCGGTCTGTGCTCCATTCATGGGGCCTCTTTGTGGTTACCGGCCATGGCATGCCAAAGGAGTTCCTCGACGAGATCCTCGAGGCGACAAGGAAGTTCTTCCACCTGCCGCTGGAGGAGAAGCAGAAGTGCGGCAACGTGATCGACGGCGTCAAATTCCAGAACGAAGGGTACGGCATCGACCGCATCGACTCCGACGAGCAGATCCTCGACTGGTGTGACCGGCTCTGGCTCCAGCTCCAGCCGGAGGACGAGAGGCGGCTCCAGTTCTGGCCGCAGAATCTAAG GGATCTCCTACACGAGTACACCTTAGAGAGTGGGAGAGTGACCATGGATGTGCTGAAGGCCATGGCAAAGCTTCTGAACCAGGAGGAGGGCTTCTTCATCAACATGGTGGGTGAGAGGTTCAAGTCATACTCGAGGTTCACCTACTACCCTCCCTGCCCACGCCCGGACCTCGTGAACGGGCTGAAGCCGCACACCGACAACTCTGTCATCACACTGCTCCTCATGGACAAGGACGTCGGCGGCTTCCAGGTGCTCAAGGACGGCCACTGGGTTGATGTTCCCGTGCTCAGTAATGACCTGTTGGTCGTTGTCGGCGAGGGCATGGAG ATCATCAGCAATGCAATCTTCAAGGCGCCGTGGCGCCGTGTGGTGACGAGCGCCGACAAGGAGAGGCTGTCACTGGCGATGTTCTACCAGCCGGAGCCCGAGAGGATCATAGGGCCGCCGGGGGTGCTAGTCCACGAGAAGCGCCCGGCGATGTTCAAGAACTGCTTGGTCCAGACATTGGCCGATGGATACTGGGATGCATTTGCAGCAGGAGATCGCACCGTTGACTTCCTCAATGTCAGGATCAATGCAGTGGCCGACGCTGAGCACAAGTGCATGATGTTCCTCTCTCACTCCCACAAGTGTAGTGTGAATACGAGTTGA